The following proteins come from a genomic window of Corallococcus sp. NCRR:
- a CDS encoding FAD-dependent oxidoreductase encodes MSHDILPVLVIGAGPTGLTLACDLARRGIRVRIVDAAPRPFAGSRGKGLSPRTLEVLDDLGVLDAVLAAGTPYPSLRLHWRRFVVGRWTMMKRRTPTPDVPHPNPWLVPQARTEGILRDRLTSLGVTVELGTALTGFTQDDTGVTATLTRDGVEETVRARYLVGADGGHSRVRKDLGLTFHGITHEEERMVVGDVSVDGLDHTHWHIWPFAKGGVVALCPLPGAGRFQLALQVKPGGVVPELTEAALHQRIQEAARPGRNLRLHDASWLSLYRPNVRMADRYRVGRVFIAGDAAHVHPPSGGQGLNTGVQDAYNLGWKLGHVLQGADPALLDTYEAERLPVAARVLGLSSKLFDGMRQGRMKALNRGEELLQLGLSYRGGPLAPEAPGDTARVQAGDRAPDAPCVDAHGKPVRLSDRFRGPHWTLLAFGNAHTDAGAWAGDSVRVVRVLGKSNAPVPESLNDVEGHAHRAYDVAPGRDALILVRPDGYVGHASRPGDLAALTAFLTPLLPAHAEAALDVTAVNLPA; translated from the coding sequence ATGTCCCATGACATCCTTCCGGTGCTCGTCATCGGCGCGGGGCCCACGGGCCTGACGCTCGCTTGCGACCTGGCTCGCCGGGGCATTCGCGTGCGTATCGTGGACGCGGCCCCGCGCCCCTTCGCCGGTTCTCGCGGCAAGGGGCTTTCGCCTCGCACGCTGGAGGTGCTGGACGACCTGGGCGTGCTCGATGCCGTGCTGGCCGCCGGTACTCCCTACCCCAGCCTCCGCCTCCACTGGCGGCGCTTCGTCGTGGGTCGGTGGACCATGATGAAACGCCGCACGCCGACGCCGGACGTGCCCCACCCCAATCCCTGGCTCGTGCCCCAGGCCCGCACCGAGGGCATCCTGCGCGATCGGCTGACGTCGCTGGGCGTCACGGTGGAGTTGGGCACCGCGCTCACCGGCTTCACCCAGGACGACACCGGCGTCACCGCCACCCTCACCCGTGACGGCGTGGAGGAGACCGTCCGCGCGCGGTACCTGGTGGGCGCGGACGGCGGACACAGCCGCGTGCGCAAGGACCTGGGCCTGACCTTCCACGGCATCACCCACGAAGAGGAGCGCATGGTCGTGGGCGACGTGAGCGTGGACGGCCTGGACCACACGCACTGGCACATATGGCCCTTCGCGAAGGGCGGCGTGGTGGCGCTGTGCCCGCTTCCCGGCGCGGGCCGCTTCCAGCTCGCCCTCCAGGTGAAGCCCGGTGGCGTCGTGCCGGAGCTCACCGAGGCGGCTCTCCATCAGCGCATCCAGGAGGCCGCTCGCCCGGGCCGAAACTTGCGCCTGCATGACGCGAGCTGGCTGTCCCTGTACCGCCCCAACGTGCGTATGGCGGACCGCTATCGCGTGGGCCGCGTCTTCATCGCGGGCGACGCCGCGCACGTGCACCCGCCCTCCGGCGGCCAGGGGCTCAACACCGGCGTGCAGGACGCCTACAACCTGGGCTGGAAGCTGGGCCACGTGCTCCAGGGCGCGGACCCCGCCCTGCTCGACACCTACGAGGCGGAGCGGTTGCCCGTCGCGGCCCGGGTGCTCGGGCTGTCCTCGAAGCTGTTCGACGGCATGCGGCAGGGGCGCATGAAGGCCCTGAACCGCGGCGAGGAGCTGCTGCAACTGGGCTTGAGCTATCGCGGCGGTCCGCTCGCACCCGAGGCCCCCGGCGACACGGCCCGCGTGCAGGCCGGAGACCGCGCCCCGGATGCCCCCTGCGTGGACGCCCACGGAAAACCTGTCCGGCTGTCGGACAGGTTTCGCGGCCCCCACTGGACGCTGCTCGCCTTTGGGAACGCGCACACGGATGCCGGCGCATGGGCTGGTGATTCCGTGCGCGTCGTCCGCGTCCTCGGGAAGAGCAACGCCCCCGTCCCCGAGTCCCTGAACGACGTGGAGGGCCACGCGCACCGCGCCTACGACGTGGCCCCGGGCAGGGACGCGCTCATCCTGGTGCGCCCGGATGGCTACGTGGGACACGCATCCCGGCCCGGCGACCTCGCGGCGCTGACCGCGTTCCTCACGCCGCTCCTGCCCGCCCACGCGGAGGCCGCGCTGGATGTAACCGCCGTCAACCTTCCTGCGTAG
- a CDS encoding TetR/AcrR family transcriptional regulator has protein sequence MPRAKLSPRKTPTQERSRATVDALVQATADILVRDGYAKLTTNRIAERAGVNVASLYQFFPGKEALMAEVLRRHVKKERAATREVLATRKFTTLEDLIRTLVAMGFAAHAVNPKLHHALTEEMPARPARKWDKDDAPMLEALGQFKTDVPDPELALWLIDTVAHAVIHRAVVERPESLSQGLLQEELVTLLLRYLKRK, from the coding sequence ATGCCTCGCGCGAAGCTTTCCCCTCGGAAGACGCCCACGCAGGAGCGCTCACGCGCGACAGTGGATGCGTTGGTGCAGGCGACTGCTGACATTCTGGTGCGCGACGGCTACGCGAAGCTGACGACGAACCGCATCGCGGAGCGGGCGGGCGTCAATGTGGCGTCGCTGTACCAGTTCTTCCCAGGCAAGGAGGCGCTGATGGCGGAGGTGTTACGCCGTCACGTGAAGAAGGAGCGCGCCGCCACGAGGGAGGTGCTGGCGACGCGGAAGTTCACCACGCTGGAAGACCTCATCCGGACGCTGGTGGCGATGGGCTTCGCGGCGCACGCGGTGAATCCGAAGCTGCACCACGCGCTGACGGAGGAAATGCCCGCGCGTCCGGCCAGGAAGTGGGACAAGGACGACGCGCCCATGCTGGAGGCCCTGGGCCAATTCAAGACGGACGTGCCGGATCCGGAGCTGGCCCTGTGGCTCATCGACACGGTGGCCCACGCGGTCATCCACCGGGCCGTGGTGGAGCGCCCCGAGTCCCTGTCCCAGGGGCTGCTCCAGGAGGAGCTGGTGACACTCCTCCTGCGCTACCTGAAGCGGAAGTGA
- a CDS encoding GNAT family N-acetyltransferase: MMEPAARLVRAIEEAGYQLFIHPAIKVDVERDRDEARRRLRELLLGKYLPLPAPPPVPGSWDEILGRPELHSNDWVDHQLLAAVRSNAVGVLVTEDLRIHRKAKRVGLKERVVTVSEALAMVQGLRARFARPPPAVEFTFAHDVDAEDPFFDSLRGDYPPFDGWLRRCQMEHRRCWVVRGQGRQLAALCLIKDEEGVLDLKGRTLKLCTFKVAPEHQGRRLGELLLKSVFEHVSKNGHDFVYVTAYERQGALIAVFEDFGFQVEGRTESGELILVKRMRAGDAPEALSPLDFHVRHGPPAMKFDVPSFIIPIEPRFHHLLFPDADSQLSLEPGLHPFGNGLRKAYLCRALIRQIEPGASLLFYLSHSQKAVTVVGIAEQTLVSTNAEEIAATVGKRTVFSLRDMQTLCSNGEVLAILFRQAAILKEPIPLGDLCRHGVLNGAPQSITTVQQGGREWLRQRLGL, from the coding sequence ATGATGGAGCCCGCGGCCCGGCTGGTGAGAGCCATTGAAGAGGCTGGCTATCAACTCTTCATCCATCCAGCCATCAAGGTGGATGTCGAGCGGGATCGCGACGAGGCGCGCCGCCGGCTTCGCGAGCTGCTGCTCGGCAAGTACCTCCCACTTCCCGCGCCGCCTCCCGTCCCCGGAAGCTGGGACGAGATCCTGGGACGCCCCGAGCTCCACTCGAATGATTGGGTGGACCACCAGCTGTTGGCCGCCGTTCGGTCCAACGCAGTGGGCGTCCTGGTGACTGAAGACCTGCGCATCCACCGGAAGGCAAAGCGCGTCGGACTGAAGGAGCGCGTTGTCACGGTCAGCGAAGCCCTCGCCATGGTGCAGGGCTTGCGAGCCAGGTTCGCCCGGCCTCCGCCCGCGGTGGAGTTCACGTTCGCGCATGACGTCGACGCGGAAGACCCGTTCTTCGACAGCCTCCGAGGGGACTACCCACCGTTCGATGGCTGGTTGCGCCGATGCCAGATGGAGCACCGACGATGCTGGGTGGTGCGGGGACAGGGGCGTCAGCTGGCCGCGCTGTGCCTCATCAAGGATGAAGAGGGCGTCCTGGACCTCAAGGGACGCACGCTGAAGCTCTGTACGTTCAAGGTCGCCCCTGAGCATCAGGGACGCCGCCTGGGGGAGCTTCTGCTCAAGAGCGTCTTCGAGCACGTCTCGAAGAACGGGCACGACTTCGTCTATGTGACGGCCTACGAGCGGCAGGGCGCGCTCATCGCCGTGTTCGAGGACTTCGGCTTCCAGGTGGAAGGGCGTACGGAGTCCGGCGAGCTCATTCTCGTGAAACGAATGCGTGCGGGGGATGCGCCTGAAGCGCTTTCACCGCTCGACTTTCACGTGCGCCACGGTCCGCCCGCGATGAAGTTCGATGTGCCGTCCTTCATCATCCCCATTGAGCCCAGGTTCCATCACCTGCTCTTCCCGGACGCGGACTCGCAGTTGTCGCTGGAGCCCGGCCTCCATCCTTTTGGAAATGGCCTGCGGAAGGCGTACCTGTGCCGGGCGTTGATCCGGCAGATAGAGCCCGGTGCGTCACTGCTGTTCTACTTGAGCCACTCCCAGAAGGCCGTGACGGTCGTGGGCATCGCCGAGCAGACGCTGGTGTCCACGAATGCCGAAGAGATTGCAGCCACGGTGGGAAAACGCACGGTGTTCTCCCTTCGCGACATGCAGACGCTGTGCTCGAATGGCGAGGTGCTCGCCATCCTCTTCCGACAAGCGGCCATCCTGAAGGAGCCCATCCCTCTCGGTGACCTCTGTCGTCATGGAGTGCTCAACGGCGCTCCGCAGTCCATCACCACGGTCCAGCAGGGAGGTCGTGAGTGGCTTCGCCAACGCCTCGGTCTGTAG
- a CDS encoding aldo/keto reductase, which translates to MSGTSTRPAEKSGTFKLGGDLPVHRLGYGAMQLTGPGIWGPPKDRAEAVRVLRRALELGVDFIDTADSYGPYISEEIIAEALHPHAKGVVVATKAGLVRTGPNEWHPVGAPKYLRQELEMSLRRLKLERIDLYQLHRIDPKVPVEESLGELKALQKEGKIRHIGLSEVSVEEIERARKVVDVVSVQNRYNLTDRVHEKVLDYCEKENLGFIPWFPLATGGLAKPGSTLDSVAKKHDATPAQIALSWLLARSPVMLPIPGTSSVKHLEENVAGAEVKLSKEELAAVDAQASGR; encoded by the coding sequence ATGAGCGGAACCTCGACGCGACCCGCGGAGAAGAGCGGCACCTTCAAGCTGGGCGGCGATTTGCCCGTCCACCGGCTGGGCTACGGCGCCATGCAGCTCACGGGCCCTGGCATTTGGGGTCCGCCCAAGGACCGGGCGGAGGCGGTGCGCGTGTTGCGCCGCGCGCTGGAGCTGGGCGTGGACTTCATCGACACGGCGGACTCCTACGGCCCCTACATCAGCGAGGAGATCATCGCGGAGGCCCTGCACCCCCATGCCAAGGGCGTGGTGGTGGCGACGAAGGCGGGCCTGGTGCGCACGGGGCCCAACGAGTGGCATCCGGTGGGCGCGCCGAAGTACCTGCGCCAGGAGCTGGAGATGTCGCTGCGCCGGCTGAAGCTGGAGCGCATCGACCTGTACCAGTTGCACCGCATCGACCCGAAGGTCCCGGTGGAGGAGTCGCTGGGGGAGCTGAAGGCGCTGCAGAAGGAAGGGAAGATCCGCCACATCGGCCTGTCGGAGGTGTCGGTGGAGGAGATTGAGCGGGCGCGCAAGGTGGTGGACGTCGTGTCGGTGCAGAACCGGTACAACCTGACCGACCGCGTGCACGAGAAGGTGCTGGACTACTGCGAGAAGGAGAACCTGGGATTCATCCCGTGGTTCCCGCTGGCGACGGGAGGCTTGGCGAAGCCGGGGAGCACGCTCGACTCCGTGGCGAAGAAGCACGACGCGACGCCCGCGCAGATCGCCCTCTCCTGGCTGCTGGCGCGCTCGCCGGTGATGCTGCCCATCCCGGGCACGTCCTCCGTGAAGCACCTGGAGGAGAACGTCGCGGGCGCGGAGGTGAAGCTCAGCAAGGAAGAGCTGGCCGCCGTGGACGCCCAGGCGTCGGGGCGCTGA
- a CDS encoding SDR family NAD(P)-dependent oxidoreductase, whose translation MAGSRGTALVTGTSAGIGAVYARRLAALGYDLVLVARREERLKALAAELTAAHGIRAEVLRADLTVHADLQRVAGRAAGEDLTLVINNAGVGGYGPFAQVEPAALEGLANLHMMAPMLATRAALPGMLARGRGAIINVASLLAFSGAMPPGPLPHRATYAGAKAFLVHFTRTLAGELRGTPVVAQVVCPGMTFTEFNGGYPGTMSPEDVVTASLVALERGETVCVPGLEAAEALTALEKAEAGLLRGATHALAGRYRTA comes from the coding sequence ATGGCAGGCAGTCGAGGGACAGCGTTGGTGACGGGCACGTCCGCGGGAATTGGCGCGGTGTACGCGCGGAGGCTGGCGGCGCTCGGGTATGACCTGGTCCTCGTCGCCCGGCGGGAGGAGCGGCTGAAGGCGCTGGCGGCGGAGCTGACGGCGGCGCATGGCATCCGCGCGGAGGTGCTGCGGGCGGACCTCACGGTGCACGCGGACCTCCAGCGGGTGGCCGGGCGCGCGGCGGGCGAGGACCTCACCCTGGTCATCAACAACGCGGGCGTGGGCGGCTATGGCCCCTTCGCGCAGGTGGAGCCCGCGGCGCTGGAGGGGCTGGCGAACCTGCACATGATGGCGCCGATGCTGGCCACGCGCGCGGCGCTGCCCGGCATGCTGGCGCGGGGCAGGGGCGCCATCATCAACGTCGCCTCCCTGCTCGCCTTCTCCGGCGCGATGCCGCCGGGTCCCCTGCCCCACCGGGCCACCTACGCGGGCGCGAAGGCGTTCCTCGTCCACTTCACCCGCACGCTCGCGGGAGAGCTGCGCGGCACGCCCGTGGTGGCGCAGGTCGTCTGCCCGGGCATGACCTTCACGGAGTTCAACGGCGGCTATCCCGGCACCATGTCGCCGGAGGACGTCGTCACGGCCTCGCTCGTCGCGCTGGAGCGCGGTGAGACGGTCTGCGTCCCGGGGTTGGAGGCCGCGGAGGCCCTCACGGCCCTGGAGAAGGCGGAGGCCGGGCTCTTGCGTGGGGCGACCCACGCCCTGGCCGGGCGGTACCGGACGGCCTGA
- a CDS encoding ABC transporter ATP-binding protein, with protein MRRPGSLESMVELEAGHANQRGKVLRRLLGELRPHTRTLTSALVFILVGAACQALGPYLVSRAIDRDIGAGDGWGLARTLAVLFAVYAVGALSQQAQTRRVGHTGQRVLADLRQRLFERLQRLPLAWFDRRPLGDLMSRLLSDVDTLNQLFTQGLTQLLGSVLGLVGVIVAMFALNARLALACFSILPAVVLTTWFFASRARNAYRKTRQTVGDVTANLQEEIGGVRQAQAFNRTEKNIERFRDRNAANRDANVAAVGITSAFSPAIDLLSTLSMALVIGYGGVLTLSGRLTVGGVAAFLIYVQQFFRPVQLAASVAALMQSALAGAERIFAILDETPEPPDAPGVVELGPLQGQVVFDSVSFGYDAARPVLRDVSFHLEPGQTLALVGRTGAGKTTVASLVPRFYDVTGGTVRVDGHDVRQVTRGSLRRQMAMVLQEPFLFSGKVADNIAYGKPDATREDVEAAAKAVHAHDFITRLPQGYDTVLGEGGATLSQGQRQLLAFARAVIANPRVLILDEATANIDTRTEALIQLALGQLLSGRTSIVIAHRLNTIRHADLILVLEHGTVVERGNHAELLEKGGLYAELYHQQFRDAPEPAVKSLG; from the coding sequence ATGAGGCGGCCGGGGAGCCTGGAGTCGATGGTGGAGCTGGAGGCCGGCCACGCGAACCAGCGCGGCAAGGTCCTGCGCCGGCTCCTGGGCGAGCTGCGTCCGCACACGCGCACGCTCACCTCCGCGCTGGTCTTCATCCTGGTGGGCGCGGCGTGCCAGGCCCTGGGGCCGTACCTGGTGAGCCGGGCCATCGACCGCGACATCGGCGCGGGGGACGGCTGGGGGCTCGCGCGGACGCTGGCGGTGCTGTTCGCCGTCTACGCGGTGGGCGCGCTGTCGCAGCAGGCGCAGACGCGGCGGGTGGGCCACACGGGGCAGCGCGTGCTAGCGGACCTGCGCCAGCGCCTCTTCGAGCGGCTCCAGCGGCTGCCGCTGGCGTGGTTCGACCGCCGGCCCCTGGGCGACCTGATGAGCCGCCTGCTGAGCGACGTGGACACGCTCAACCAGCTCTTCACGCAGGGGCTGACGCAGCTGTTGGGGTCGGTGCTGGGGCTGGTGGGCGTCATCGTCGCGATGTTCGCGCTCAACGCGCGGCTGGCGCTGGCGTGCTTCTCCATCCTCCCCGCCGTCGTGCTCACCACGTGGTTCTTCGCGTCGCGGGCGCGCAATGCCTACCGCAAGACGCGGCAGACGGTGGGCGACGTGACGGCGAACCTCCAGGAGGAGATCGGGGGCGTGCGGCAGGCCCAGGCCTTCAACCGCACGGAGAAGAACATCGAGCGCTTCCGCGACCGCAACGCGGCCAACCGGGACGCGAACGTGGCGGCGGTGGGCATCACGTCCGCGTTCTCGCCGGCCATCGACCTGCTCTCCACGCTGTCCATGGCGCTGGTGATTGGCTACGGCGGCGTGCTGACGCTGAGCGGGCGGCTCACGGTGGGCGGCGTGGCGGCGTTCCTCATCTACGTGCAGCAGTTCTTCCGGCCGGTGCAGCTGGCCGCGTCCGTGGCCGCGCTGATGCAGTCCGCGCTGGCGGGGGCGGAGCGCATCTTCGCCATCCTCGATGAGACGCCGGAGCCGCCGGACGCGCCGGGGGTCGTGGAGCTGGGGCCGCTCCAGGGACAGGTGGTCTTCGACAGCGTGTCCTTCGGGTACGACGCGGCGAGGCCGGTGCTGCGCGACGTGTCCTTTCACCTGGAGCCCGGCCAGACGCTGGCGCTGGTGGGGCGCACGGGCGCGGGCAAGACGACGGTGGCCAGCCTGGTGCCGCGCTTCTATGACGTGACGGGCGGCACGGTGCGCGTGGACGGGCACGACGTGCGCCAGGTGACGCGCGGCAGCCTGCGCCGTCAGATGGCCATGGTGCTGCAGGAGCCGTTCCTCTTCAGCGGCAAGGTGGCGGACAACATCGCGTACGGGAAGCCGGACGCCACCCGCGAGGATGTGGAGGCGGCGGCGAAGGCGGTGCACGCGCACGACTTCATCACCCGGCTGCCGCAGGGCTACGACACCGTGCTGGGCGAGGGCGGCGCGACGCTCAGCCAGGGGCAGCGGCAGTTGCTCGCGTTCGCTCGCGCGGTCATCGCCAATCCGCGGGTGCTCATCCTGGACGAGGCGACGGCGAACATCGACACGCGCACGGAGGCGCTCATCCAGCTGGCGCTGGGGCAGCTCTTGTCCGGCCGCACGAGCATCGTCATCGCGCACCGGCTCAACACCATCCGCCACGCGGACCTCATCCTGGTGCTGGAGCACGGCACCGTGGTGGAGCGCGGCAACCACGCGGAGCTGCTCGAGAAGGGCGGGCTCTACGCGGAGCTGTATCACCAGCAGTTCCGCGACGCGCCGGAGCCGGCGGTCAAGTCGCTGGGCTGA
- a CDS encoding ABC transporter ATP-binding protein, whose product MSTSATPASGRPPILRALGYLRRYRLEAMGALVSLLLVSVANLGAPQMIRIAIDQGLARGEVRPVWLAVGGLVAIALGRGLFNFLQGYLAERASQGVAFDLRDALFARIQRLSFSYYDQAQTGQLLTRLTSDVEAVRSFVGGGIVQFAAAAAMLLGCAGLLVYLDPVLAVAALATVAPILVVMRTFIRRMRPMYGQLQALLGSLNSTLQEDLRGLRVVRAFSAEARELARYGKTNAELKETNLKVVDALASNFPFITFFANLGTLVVVGVGGWRIFHQRLTLGELVAFNSYLAFLLMPLMTLGFIAASMSRASASAARLFELLDTAVEVSDRPGASALPPLQGHIELRDVRFRYAGGEREILRGVSVTLEPGQLVAVLGTTGSGKSTLINLLPRFYDVTGGAVLLDGHDVRDVTLASLRSQMGVVLQDALLFSGTVRENIAYGRPEATQAQVEAAAEAAQAAEFIRELPQGYDTVVGERGVGLSGGQRQRLAIARALLTDPRLLILDDSTSAVDARTETAIQGALDALMRDKRRTAIVIAQRISTVRDADLILVLDEGRIAAKGRHEELKATSELYNDILGSQLLPPRQEGAA is encoded by the coding sequence GTGAGCACATCCGCGACACCCGCATCCGGCCGCCCCCCCATCCTGCGGGCGCTGGGCTATCTGCGCCGCTACCGCCTGGAGGCGATGGGCGCGCTCGTGTCGCTGCTGCTCGTCTCCGTGGCGAACCTGGGCGCGCCACAGATGATCCGCATCGCCATCGACCAGGGGCTCGCGCGCGGGGAGGTGCGGCCCGTGTGGCTGGCGGTGGGAGGCCTGGTCGCCATCGCGCTGGGGCGCGGCCTGTTCAACTTCCTGCAGGGCTACCTGGCGGAGCGCGCGTCGCAGGGCGTGGCGTTCGACCTGCGTGACGCGCTCTTCGCGCGCATCCAGCGGCTGTCCTTCAGCTACTACGACCAGGCGCAGACGGGGCAACTGCTCACGCGGCTGACGAGCGACGTGGAGGCGGTGCGCAGCTTCGTGGGCGGCGGCATCGTGCAGTTCGCCGCGGCGGCGGCGATGCTGCTCGGCTGCGCGGGGCTGCTGGTGTACCTGGATCCGGTGCTGGCGGTGGCGGCGCTCGCGACGGTGGCGCCCATCCTGGTGGTGATGCGCACGTTCATCCGGCGGATGCGGCCGATGTACGGCCAGCTCCAGGCGCTGCTGGGCTCGCTCAACAGCACGCTCCAGGAGGACCTGCGCGGGCTGCGCGTGGTGCGCGCGTTCTCCGCCGAGGCGCGCGAGCTGGCGCGCTACGGGAAGACGAACGCGGAGCTGAAGGAGACGAACCTGAAGGTGGTGGACGCGCTGGCCAGCAACTTCCCCTTCATCACCTTCTTCGCCAACCTGGGCACGCTGGTGGTGGTGGGCGTGGGCGGCTGGCGCATCTTCCACCAGCGGCTGACGCTGGGGGAGCTGGTGGCCTTCAACAGCTACCTGGCCTTCCTGCTGATGCCCCTGATGACGCTGGGCTTCATCGCGGCCAGCATGTCCCGGGCGAGCGCGTCCGCGGCGCGCCTCTTCGAGTTGCTCGACACGGCCGTGGAGGTGTCCGACCGTCCGGGCGCATCCGCGCTGCCGCCGCTGCAGGGCCACATCGAGCTGCGCGACGTGCGCTTCCGCTACGCGGGCGGCGAGCGTGAAATCCTGCGGGGCGTGAGCGTGACCCTGGAGCCCGGGCAACTGGTGGCGGTGCTGGGCACCACCGGCTCCGGCAAGAGCACGCTCATCAACCTGCTGCCGCGCTTCTACGACGTCACGGGAGGCGCGGTGCTGCTGGACGGGCATGACGTGCGGGACGTGACGCTCGCGAGCCTGCGCTCGCAGATGGGCGTGGTGCTTCAGGACGCGCTGCTGTTCTCCGGCACGGTGCGGGAGAACATCGCCTACGGACGCCCGGAGGCGACGCAGGCCCAGGTGGAGGCCGCGGCGGAGGCGGCCCAGGCGGCGGAGTTCATCCGCGAGCTGCCCCAGGGCTACGACACGGTGGTGGGCGAGCGCGGCGTGGGGCTCTCCGGCGGGCAGCGGCAGCGCCTGGCCATCGCGCGGGCGCTGCTCACCGATCCGCGCCTGCTCATCCTGGACGACAGCACGTCCGCGGTGGACGCGCGCACGGAGACCGCCATCCAGGGCGCGCTGGACGCGCTGATGCGGGACAAGCGCCGGACGGCCATCGTCATCGCCCAGCGCATCAGCACCGTGAGGGACGCGGACCTCATCCTCGTGCTGGACGAGGGGCGCATCGCCGCGAAGGGGCGCCACGAGGAGCTGAAGGCCACCAGCGAGCTGTACAACGACATCCTCGGGTCGCAGCTGCTGCCCCCGCGTCAGGAGGGAGCGGCATGA
- a CDS encoding aldo/keto reductase, with translation MEYRQLGGSGFKVPVLSLGTGTFGGAGDFFKGFGSSDVKEATRLVDIALDAGVSMFDSADGYSGGLAEEILGKALEGRRDKAIISTKATFRAGPGPNDVGSSRFHLTRAVEASLRRLKTDYIDLFQLHAFDAVTPVEEVLNTLDGFVRAGKIRYLGCSNFSGWHLMKSLAVSERYNLARYVAHQAYYSLVGRDYEWELMPLAQDQKVGAVVWSPLGWGRLTGKLRRGAPKPELSRLNNPATAAGGPQVPEEYLFKVVDALDAVAQETGKTVPQVALNWLLQRPTVSNVIIGARTEEQLRQNLGAIGWNLTPAQVATLDAASATPWPYPYFHQRQFHERNPFPVT, from the coding sequence ATGGAATACCGGCAGCTGGGTGGTTCTGGTTTCAAGGTCCCCGTCCTCAGCCTGGGCACGGGCACGTTCGGCGGCGCGGGTGACTTCTTCAAGGGCTTCGGCTCCAGCGACGTGAAGGAGGCCACGCGGCTGGTGGACATCGCGCTGGACGCGGGCGTGAGCATGTTCGACTCCGCGGACGGCTACTCCGGGGGGCTCGCGGAGGAGATCCTCGGCAAGGCGCTGGAGGGCCGGCGCGACAAGGCCATCATCTCCACCAAGGCCACCTTCCGCGCGGGCCCGGGCCCCAATGACGTGGGCTCCTCGCGCTTCCACCTCACGCGCGCCGTGGAGGCCTCGCTGCGCCGGCTGAAGACGGACTACATCGACCTGTTCCAGCTCCACGCCTTCGACGCGGTGACGCCCGTGGAGGAGGTCCTCAACACGCTGGACGGCTTCGTGCGCGCGGGGAAGATCCGCTACCTCGGCTGCTCCAACTTCTCCGGCTGGCACCTGATGAAGTCGCTGGCCGTGTCGGAGCGCTACAACCTGGCGCGCTACGTGGCCCACCAAGCCTACTACTCGCTCGTGGGCCGCGACTACGAGTGGGAGCTGATGCCGCTCGCGCAGGACCAGAAGGTGGGCGCGGTGGTGTGGAGCCCGCTGGGCTGGGGCCGGCTCACCGGCAAGCTGCGCCGGGGCGCGCCGAAGCCGGAGTTGAGCCGCCTCAACAACCCCGCCACCGCGGCCGGCGGCCCGCAGGTGCCGGAGGAGTACCTCTTCAAGGTCGTGGACGCGCTCGACGCCGTGGCCCAGGAGACGGGCAAGACGGTGCCGCAGGTGGCGCTCAACTGGCTGCTCCAGCGGCCCACCGTGTCCAACGTCATCATCGGCGCGCGCACGGAGGAGCAGCTGCGCCAGAACCTGGGCGCCATCGGGTGGAACCTCACGCCCGCGCAGGTGGCCACGCTGGACGCCGCCAGCGCCACGCCCTGGCCCTACCCGTACTTCCACCAGCGCCAGTTCCACGAGCGCAACCCGTTCCCCGTGACGTGA